From the genome of Lentilactobacillus buchneri, one region includes:
- the hisD gene encoding histidinol dehydrogenase: MQIIEDSLDQLLKQVAIRTNAVANREEVEKSVREIIANVIKDGDQAVKMYEQKFDNVELESLKVTQQEIDDAYEATDDTVIKALELAKANITSFHQMEVEDSFIDAKKKGVIRGEKIAPLAAVGLYVPGGTAAYPSSILMNVIPAKIAGVSRIVMVTPPQKDGLNKAVLAAAKIAGVDEIYTVGGAQAIASLAYGTETVPRVDKITGPGNVFVATAKKQVFGQVDIDMIAGPSEIGVIAGSQAVPSQVAADLLSQAEHDKLARPILVTDDRSLAEAVSKEMDRQVDLLPRKEIAKAAMDNEGFIAVVDDIDDAFTLMNAVAPEHLEVQLPDAIEYLNQIKNAGSVFLGFSASEPLDDYLAGPNHILPTGGTARFFSPLGVQDFVKRTQFVSYTRDALKNEKDAITTLARVEGLEAHARAIESRFDD, encoded by the coding sequence ATGCAAATTATTGAAGATTCCTTAGACCAATTATTGAAACAGGTTGCCATCAGGACCAACGCGGTTGCTAACCGTGAAGAAGTTGAAAAATCAGTGCGGGAAATTATCGCCAATGTCATCAAAGATGGTGATCAGGCAGTGAAAATGTACGAACAGAAATTTGATAATGTCGAGCTGGAGAGTTTGAAAGTCACCCAACAGGAAATTGACGATGCCTATGAAGCGACTGATGACACAGTGATTAAAGCCTTGGAACTTGCCAAAGCTAATATTACGTCATTTCACCAAATGGAAGTGGAAGACAGTTTTATTGATGCGAAAAAGAAAGGCGTTATTCGCGGTGAAAAAATCGCCCCACTGGCAGCAGTTGGGCTCTACGTTCCAGGTGGGACGGCAGCTTATCCGTCTTCCATTTTGATGAACGTCATTCCAGCCAAGATTGCCGGGGTTTCAAGAATTGTCATGGTTACGCCACCACAAAAGGACGGGTTAAATAAGGCGGTCTTGGCGGCTGCTAAAATTGCCGGGGTTGATGAAATTTATACGGTTGGCGGTGCCCAAGCCATTGCTAGTTTGGCATACGGAACTGAAACGGTGCCACGGGTGGATAAGATTACCGGACCCGGTAACGTGTTTGTCGCAACGGCGAAAAAGCAGGTGTTTGGTCAGGTCGACATCGACATGATTGCCGGTCCCTCAGAAATTGGTGTGATCGCCGGGTCCCAGGCGGTTCCCAGCCAGGTTGCTGCGGATTTATTGTCTCAAGCAGAACATGACAAATTGGCCCGACCAATTTTAGTCACCGATGACCGTTCACTGGCCGAAGCTGTCAGCAAGGAGATGGATCGCCAAGTTGATTTACTGCCCAGAAAGGAAATTGCCAAAGCAGCGATGGATAATGAAGGCTTCATTGCCGTCGTAGACGATATTGACGATGCCTTTACCCTGATGAATGCCGTTGCCCCGGAACATTTGGAAGTCCAATTACCCGATGCCATTGAATACTTGAACCAAATCAAAAACGCCGGCTCCGTCTTCCTTGGATTTTCAGCTTCCGAGCCCCTGGACGACTACCTCGCAGGCCCTAATCACATCTTACCAACCGGGGGCACGGCACGGTTCTTCTCGCCGCTCGGAGTTCAAGATTTTGTTAAACGGACACAATTTGTTTCCTATACTAGGGATGCCCTGAAAAATGAAAAGGATGCCATCACGACTCTGGCACGGGTTGAAGGTCTCGAAGCCCACGCCAGGGCAATTGAAAGCCGCTTTGACGATTAA
- a CDS encoding MFS transporter, producing MKTFKFQSFVLVLIAFVLGFSEFLIIGILDDLSHQFNVSVATVGYLVTAFAIVYAISTPFITILIGRFNLFWDLMVAMAVFTFGNILSFLAPNFLMLTVSRVVTAMVAGVSISLGLTFAGYVAPMAKRGWLLSWVFSGFSIASVVGVPLGTWISTQFGWRISFLTVIVISVLTMGLIFVSLPKDFKQKKSTISGQLALLGNHRIQIGMLLPMLNLAAIYVFYTYLRPIITNQLHFSVSMLTILLAVFGIANIIGNRASGRLSEGPGMKGMPFVYIGQFILMMLMPFVFNFSWPGALLLTLVIFTMPLINSPIQLFFLQIAEKDYPQSIVLASSLNSIFSNFGIALGSATGGVIVSNLSLDAVGPGGAVYAVVALGLVLWLNHLTSKGLSSRSTNL from the coding sequence ATGAAAACATTCAAGTTTCAAAGCTTCGTTTTAGTTCTTATTGCATTTGTATTGGGGTTCAGTGAATTCCTAATTATCGGGATCCTGGATGACTTGAGTCACCAATTCAACGTGTCGGTTGCGACTGTTGGGTATCTGGTCACGGCATTTGCGATCGTCTATGCCATTAGTACGCCGTTCATTACAATCCTGATTGGAAGATTCAATCTATTCTGGGATTTGATGGTCGCAATGGCTGTCTTCACGTTTGGCAACATTTTAAGCTTTTTGGCACCCAACTTCTTAATGCTGACGGTGTCACGAGTGGTCACTGCCATGGTGGCCGGCGTGTCGATCTCACTTGGCTTGACCTTTGCCGGTTATGTAGCGCCAATGGCTAAACGCGGCTGGCTGTTATCTTGGGTATTTTCCGGTTTCTCAATCGCCTCGGTTGTCGGCGTGCCACTTGGAACCTGGATTTCAACCCAGTTTGGCTGGCGGATCTCGTTTCTAACGGTCATTGTGATCTCAGTTTTGACGATGGGCCTCATTTTTGTCAGCCTGCCCAAGGACTTCAAACAAAAGAAGAGTACCATTTCCGGGCAGCTGGCACTGCTGGGCAATCACCGGATCCAAATCGGTATGCTGCTGCCAATGCTTAACCTGGCCGCAATCTACGTCTTCTACACTTACCTTCGGCCCATTATTACCAATCAACTGCATTTTTCAGTCTCAATGCTGACCATTTTGCTGGCCGTCTTTGGAATTGCCAACATTATTGGTAACCGTGCCAGTGGCCGCTTAAGTGAAGGTCCTGGGATGAAAGGGATGCCGTTTGTCTATATTGGCCAGTTCATTTTAATGATGCTGATGCCATTTGTCTTCAACTTCAGTTGGCCGGGAGCACTGCTTTTGACGCTGGTCATCTTCACCATGCCGCTGATTAATTCACCGATCCAGTTGTTCTTCTTGCAAATTGCTGAAAAGGATTATCCACAGTCAATTGTGTTGGCTTCGTCTCTGAATTCCATTTTTTCCAACTTCGGGATTGCCCTGGGATCAGCGACTGGTGGGGTGATTGTCAGTAACCTCAGCCTTGACGCGGTTGGCCCGGGTGGCGCGGTCTACGCCGTTGTCGCTCTTGGACTGGTGTTGTGGTTGAACCACTTGACCTCGAAAGGGCTTTCATCTCGCTCCACTAACCTGTAA
- a CDS encoding MIP/aquaporin family protein, whose product MNGFIGELFGTYVLIVLGTGACAGANLKQTYAKGSNWTFISVAWGMAVTMGVYVASSLGSLGHLNPAVTIPYAIFGLFPWNQVVPYLLGQFLGAFLGAATIMMIFYPHFRTTTVDNGNTVGIFATRPAIYSPVSNYLSEVVATFVFVFALLNLGDFTQGLKPLVVGLLIMVVGLGVGTTTGFALNPARDWGPRFAYSVIPVPNRGSGEWYYSWVPMFGPLTGGIIAAGLQVMVK is encoded by the coding sequence ATGAATGGATTTATCGGTGAGCTATTTGGAACGTACGTGTTGATTGTGCTGGGGACTGGCGCCTGTGCCGGTGCCAACCTTAAGCAAACTTACGCCAAAGGCTCAAACTGGACGTTTATCAGTGTGGCTTGGGGAATGGCGGTAACGATGGGGGTCTATGTGGCCTCGTCACTGGGGTCACTGGGCCATTTGAATCCGGCAGTCACGATTCCTTATGCTATTTTTGGGCTCTTTCCCTGGAATCAGGTGGTGCCGTATTTATTGGGCCAATTTCTTGGCGCATTTCTTGGGGCTGCGACGATCATGATGATCTTTTATCCACATTTCAGAACGACAACGGTTGATAATGGCAACACGGTTGGCATATTTGCGACCCGACCAGCCATCTATTCGCCGGTTTCCAATTATCTATCCGAAGTTGTCGCAACCTTTGTGTTTGTCTTTGCGCTGCTAAACCTGGGAGATTTTACCCAGGGGCTGAAACCGTTAGTTGTCGGCCTATTGATCATGGTGGTTGGTCTTGGCGTTGGGACGACCACCGGGTTTGCGCTGAACCCTGCCCGTGATTGGGGCCCGCGATTTGCCTATTCCGTTATTCCGGTTCCCAATCGTGGCAGCGGTGAATGGTATTATTCCTGGGTACCGATGTTTGGTCCATTAACCGGTGGTATCATTGCGGCAGGCCTCCAAGTTATGGTTAAATAG
- a CDS encoding DUF975 family protein has protein sequence MDRVGMKLEAKRIIGSHFPFFILLFLPAVIIQLGYSVAYSTNPLHEVDTNQAFNQIIQGTAHFGSNELLNLWLISTLISIVSGLLLSGMMFVCIDLIRNKVPFDQPVTRSFTILNHGQYFIGAIMIGIITTVLTLLWSVLLIVPGIIKGFAYSQALNIYRDSVDAGKPIGYLEAITRSRKMMVGHKMDYFVMELSFIGWYILNSFTYGILLLWLQPYYQLSFANFYVKIAQMNQTEQ, from the coding sequence ATGGATCGTGTTGGAATGAAATTAGAAGCCAAGCGTATAATTGGCAGTCATTTTCCGTTTTTTATCTTATTGTTCCTGCCGGCAGTGATTATTCAGCTGGGATACTCAGTGGCTTATTCGACCAATCCCCTGCACGAGGTTGATACCAACCAGGCCTTTAATCAAATTATTCAGGGAACTGCCCACTTTGGCAGTAATGAACTGTTGAATTTGTGGCTGATTTCGACTTTGATCTCAATCGTTTCCGGCCTTCTCTTGTCTGGAATGATGTTTGTCTGTATTGACCTAATTCGCAACAAAGTACCGTTTGACCAACCAGTGACCAGGTCGTTTACTATCTTGAATCATGGCCAATACTTCATCGGCGCGATTATGATTGGCATTATCACGACTGTACTGACACTGTTATGGTCCGTACTGTTGATTGTTCCTGGAATTATCAAGGGCTTTGCCTATTCACAGGCCTTAAACATTTACCGGGATTCAGTGGATGCCGGCAAGCCGATTGGGTATCTGGAAGCAATTACCCGGAGTCGAAAAATGATGGTCGGCCACAAGATGGATTACTTTGTCATGGAATTGAGCTTTATTGGCTGGTACATCCTCAACTCGTTCACCTACGGCATTTTGTTGCTGTGGCTGCAGCCATACTACCAGTTATCGTTTGCCAATTTTTATGTAAAAATCGCTCAAATGAACCAAACTGAACAATGA
- a CDS encoding trans-sulfuration enzyme family protein has product MSDKLIDIDTLLAQAGNRDNHDQYHSVSTPIYLTSNFRHRDLEDAETFDPHKQYSYSRLSTPTRSVLQKTLADLEGGANAFAVSSGMAAIQLVFSLFKSGDEIITSDDLYGGSFRYFDYLADHYGVKFSKWNGKDYEKLSDLVTAKTKAVWLETPSNPTMKIIDIQKVADLIHAANQNALVCVDNTFLTPVYQQPLREGADIVVHSATKYLSGHNDMLAGCVIAKSEEIASELEFNFNTTGVTLDPFDSWLLLRSLKTLAVRMERHTSNAKYVAACLKKLPQVQKVLYPGVGGMISFYLQNMDQVDRLFKHLKIISFAESLGGVESLLTIPSLQTHSDMAKEDRLKLGITDELLRLSTGLENPKDLANDLTQALGD; this is encoded by the coding sequence ATGTCTGACAAATTAATCGATATTGATACATTACTTGCACAAGCTGGAAACCGGGATAACCACGATCAGTACCACTCGGTTTCAACCCCGATTTATCTCACGTCAAACTTTCGTCACCGCGACTTGGAGGATGCGGAGACCTTTGATCCGCACAAACAGTACTCCTACTCACGCTTATCAACGCCGACCAGAAGCGTCCTTCAAAAGACCCTCGCCGACCTGGAAGGCGGTGCCAATGCATTTGCGGTCAGTTCCGGAATGGCGGCCATCCAACTGGTCTTTTCGTTATTCAAGTCTGGGGATGAAATCATCACCTCAGACGATTTGTATGGCGGCTCGTTTCGTTACTTTGATTACCTGGCAGACCACTACGGTGTCAAATTCAGTAAATGGAACGGGAAGGATTACGAAAAGTTAAGTGACTTGGTGACTGCCAAAACCAAGGCAGTTTGGCTGGAGACACCCTCCAACCCCACCATGAAAATAATTGATATTCAAAAAGTGGCTGATCTGATTCATGCGGCCAATCAGAACGCCTTGGTCTGCGTCGACAATACTTTTCTAACGCCTGTGTATCAACAGCCACTCCGTGAGGGGGCAGACATTGTCGTCCACAGTGCCACCAAATACCTTTCAGGGCATAACGACATGTTGGCCGGCTGTGTGATTGCCAAGTCAGAAGAAATTGCCAGTGAACTGGAATTCAATTTCAATACAACCGGCGTCACTTTGGACCCCTTTGATTCCTGGCTACTGTTAAGAAGCCTCAAAACGTTGGCCGTGCGAATGGAACGCCACACCAGCAACGCTAAATATGTCGCAGCGTGTTTGAAGAAATTGCCTCAAGTCCAAAAAGTCCTGTATCCTGGCGTCGGTGGCATGATCAGCTTTTATCTACAAAACATGGACCAAGTTGACCGGCTGTTTAAACACCTCAAAATTATTTCATTTGCTGAAAGCCTGGGTGGTGTCGAAAGTCTGCTGACCATCCCTTCTCTTCAAACGCACAGCGACATGGCCAAAGAAGATCGCCTAAAGCTTGGGATTACTGATGAACTCTTACGACTGTCGACAGGATTGGAGAACCCAAAAGATTTGGCCAACGATTTGACCCAAGCCCTGGGTGATTAA
- a CDS encoding iron-containing alcohol dehydrogenase yields MKENFDFLMPSVNFFGKGVIKKIGDRAKMLNMKKPLIVTDKFLRGMDNGPVAQTLDSLDAAGVSYVIFDGVEPNPKIRNIQAAKQVYLDNDCDSIITVGGGSSHDCGKGTGIILTNGDDITKLAGIETLENPLPPLMAVNTTAGTASELTRHCVITNEKTKLKFVVVSWRNIPLVSFNDPMLELDVPAAMTAATGMDTFVQSIEPYVSTNRNEITDGQCIEAIKLCEESLREAVANGHNLEARTKMVEAEMLGGMAFNNADLGYVHAMAHQLGGQYDAPHGVCCAMLLPIVEEYNLVACPERFAELAKAMGENTDGLSTRDAAELAIKAMRQMADDVHIPRSIKAIGAKPEDFELMAENALKDGNAFSNPRKGTKEEIVQLFQKAYDMK; encoded by the coding sequence ATGAAAGAAAATTTTGATTTTTTAATGCCTAGTGTGAACTTTTTTGGGAAAGGTGTTATTAAAAAGATTGGTGATCGTGCGAAGATGTTGAACATGAAGAAACCGTTAATCGTCACTGACAAGTTTCTTCGGGGAATGGACAACGGTCCGGTTGCTCAGACACTGGATTCATTGGATGCTGCCGGCGTTTCATACGTGATCTTTGATGGTGTTGAACCAAATCCTAAGATTCGCAATATTCAAGCTGCCAAGCAAGTATATTTGGACAATGATTGTGACAGTATTATCACGGTTGGTGGTGGTTCTTCACACGATTGTGGTAAAGGAACCGGAATTATTTTGACCAACGGCGATGATATTACCAAATTGGCCGGAATTGAAACCTTGGAGAATCCATTGCCACCACTGATGGCTGTCAACACAACTGCCGGAACTGCTTCTGAATTAACCCGCCACTGTGTGATCACCAACGAAAAGACCAAATTGAAGTTCGTTGTTGTTTCATGGCGTAACATTCCGCTGGTTTCCTTCAACGATCCGATGCTTGAATTGGATGTGCCAGCCGCAATGACTGCTGCAACTGGAATGGATACTTTCGTCCAGTCGATTGAGCCATATGTGTCAACCAACCGCAACGAAATTACCGATGGTCAGTGTATTGAAGCAATCAAATTATGTGAGGAAAGTTTGCGCGAAGCTGTTGCCAACGGTCACAACCTTGAAGCCCGAACCAAGATGGTCGAAGCTGAAATGTTAGGCGGCATGGCCTTTAACAATGCCGACCTTGGCTATGTCCATGCAATGGCCCATCAACTAGGCGGCCAGTACGATGCGCCTCATGGTGTCTGCTGTGCAATGCTGCTGCCAATTGTTGAAGAGTATAACTTGGTGGCATGCCCAGAAAGATTTGCTGAATTGGCAAAAGCGATGGGCGAAAATACCGACGGCCTGTCAACACGTGATGCCGCAGAACTTGCGATCAAGGCAATGCGTCAAATGGCCGATGATGTCCATATTCCACGCAGTATCAAGGCAATTGGTGCCAAACCAGAAGACTTTGAACTGATGGCTGAGAATGCCTTGAAGGACGGTAACGCTTTCTCCAACCCACGAAAGGGTACTAAAGAAGAAATTGTCCAGTTGTTCCAGAAAGCTTATGACATGAAGTAG